The following are encoded together in the Falsiruegeria litorea R37 genome:
- a CDS encoding ASKHA domain-containing protein, with product MSTDPLVVFTPSGKRGHFPVGTPILTAARQLGVDLDSVCGGRGICSKCQITPSYGEFPKHGVTVKEDALSEWNKVEQRYDDKRGLTPGRRLGCQATVQGDIVIDVPPESQVHRQVVRKRAEARDITLNPTTRLCYVEVQEPDMHDPSGDLERLRDALRDQWQVEGFEIALPIISKMQPVLRKGGWTVTCLLHEAPGRPTRLLDLYPGLHENSIYGLAIDLGSTTIAAHLCDLATGEVVASSGLMNPQIRFGEDLMSRVSYAMMNAGGDQEMTRAVRDGMNELFRNIVTDAQIEAHQVVDAVFVCNPVMHHLFLGIDPFELGQAPFALATANSMNLAASELDLNSIHPSAQIYLLPCIAGHVGADAAAVALSEAPDKSQDLVLVVDVGTNAEILLGNTDKVLACSSPTGPAFEGAQISSGQRAAPGAIERVQIDPVTKEPRFRVIGSDLWSDEDGFAEAIATTGISGICGSGIIEMVAEMRMAGIVDGPGLIGNPEQTGTERCFLDGRTYSYKVWDGSADGGPVITVTNRDIREIQMAKAALYSGARLLMDKFGVDTVDRIVLAGAFGAHISPKHAMVLGMIPDCELDKVTSAGNAAGTGARIALLNSKARTEIEETVRAIHKIETAIEPRFQEHFVNASAIPNSAEPFPILATEVTLPDVNFNTGADAAAASGGGRRRRRRS from the coding sequence ATGAGCACCGATCCTCTTGTCGTTTTCACCCCGTCCGGCAAACGCGGACACTTTCCTGTTGGCACGCCGATCCTGACGGCTGCGCGCCAGTTGGGCGTTGATCTGGATTCGGTCTGTGGCGGGCGCGGAATCTGTTCGAAATGCCAGATCACCCCGTCTTATGGCGAGTTTCCCAAACACGGCGTGACCGTGAAAGAGGATGCCCTGTCCGAATGGAACAAGGTCGAGCAACGCTATGACGACAAGCGCGGGCTGACGCCAGGCCGTCGTTTGGGCTGTCAGGCCACCGTTCAGGGTGACATCGTCATCGACGTGCCCCCCGAAAGCCAGGTCCACCGTCAGGTGGTCCGCAAACGGGCCGAGGCGCGCGATATCACCCTGAACCCGACCACGCGTTTGTGCTATGTCGAGGTGCAGGAACCGGACATGCACGACCCGTCCGGCGATCTTGAGCGTTTGCGCGATGCGCTGCGCGATCAGTGGCAGGTCGAAGGGTTCGAAATCGCTCTGCCGATCATTTCCAAGATGCAACCGGTGCTGCGCAAGGGCGGCTGGACCGTCACCTGCCTGCTGCACGAGGCGCCGGGCCGCCCAACCCGCCTGCTCGACCTTTATCCCGGTCTGCATGAAAACAGCATCTACGGGTTGGCCATCGACCTTGGCTCGACCACCATTGCGGCGCATCTGTGCGATCTGGCAACCGGTGAAGTCGTCGCTTCCTCTGGCCTCATGAACCCGCAGATCCGCTTTGGCGAAGATCTGATGAGCCGCGTGAGCTATGCCATGATGAATGCGGGCGGTGATCAGGAGATGACCCGCGCGGTGCGCGACGGCATGAACGAGCTGTTCCGCAACATCGTGACGGACGCGCAGATCGAAGCGCATCAGGTGGTTGATGCGGTGTTCGTGTGCAACCCGGTGATGCACCACCTGTTCCTGGGCATCGACCCGTTCGAGCTTGGACAGGCGCCCTTTGCGCTCGCCACCGCCAACAGCATGAACCTGGCCGCATCCGAGCTGGACCTCAACAGCATCCACCCCTCCGCTCAGATCTATCTGCTGCCCTGTATTGCGGGTCACGTGGGCGCGGATGCAGCCGCTGTGGCGCTGTCCGAGGCACCCGACAAATCGCAGGACCTGGTACTGGTCGTCGACGTGGGCACCAACGCCGAGATCCTTCTGGGCAACACCGATAAGGTGCTGGCCTGTTCCTCGCCCACCGGTCCCGCCTTTGAGGGCGCGCAGATCAGCTCGGGCCAACGCGCTGCCCCCGGTGCCATCGAACGGGTGCAGATCGACCCCGTCACAAAGGAGCCACGCTTCCGTGTCATCGGCTCAGACCTGTGGTCGGATGAGGACGGCTTTGCCGAAGCCATCGCCACCACCGGCATTTCCGGCATCTGCGGCTCGGGCATCATCGAAATGGTGGCCGAAATGCGCATGGCGGGCATCGTCGACGGCCCCGGACTGATCGGCAACCCCGAACAGACAGGCACCGAGCGCTGTTTCCTGGATGGGCGTACCTATTCTTATAAGGTCTGGGATGGCAGCGCCGATGGCGGCCCGGTGATCACCGTCACCAACCGCGACATCCGCGAGATCCAGATGGCCAAGGCCGCGCTTTATTCCGGTGCACGTCTGCTGATGGACAAGTTTGGTGTCGACACCGTCGACCGCATTGTTCTGGCCGGGGCCTTTGGCGCCCACATCAGCCCGAAACACGCCATGGTTCTGGGCATGATCCCGGATTGCGAATTGGACAAGGTCACATCGGCCGGCAACGCCGCAGGCACCGGCGCACGCATAGCGCTGCTCAACAGCAAGGCCCGCACCGAGATCGAGGAGACCGTGCGCGCGATCCACAAGATTGAGACCGCAATCGAGCCGCGCTTTCAGGAGCATTTCGTGAACGCCTCGGCCATCCCGAACTCGGCCGAACCTTTCCCGATCCTGGCGACCGAAGTGACCCTGCCGGACGTCAACTTCAACACCGGAGCAGACGCCGCAGCAGCATCAGGCGGCGGACGTCGCCGTCGTCGTCGCAGCTGA
- a CDS encoding mechanosensitive ion channel family protein gives MNCFIRLILTFRVLIVLSLVAGFVSHSPTFAQETGEQTPPQENTTQDVSDLVTRTLAPEVTPDDLSILMVPLTAAEMAQVVEGWQAHVRSQLEQLSYLNLDLNSASDAKAETLRAQLAEVQQTTKAYLANYQASVTGWQDKGATPEEVKPYQDYAYAAASGALRTTDPKTLFSAALDWLTDTDGGLGFLFSVLTVLLSIWALMFAARLARRMTDRGLTRVPSLSKLLKSFISTAVFWAVMVLGVLVVLGLFGVNVTPLFAVFGGLSFILGFALQETLGNLASGLMIMVLKPFDTGDYIQVGSSSGFVDEMSVVSTKIRTFDNQIIVVPNSKIWGDIITNVSASETRRVDLVFGIGYSDDAALAIEVLTKLVAQHDLCLKDPAAEIFVGELGESSVNIFCRPWTKNDDYWTVFWDLTGQAKIEFDAVGISIPFPQRDVHLIPVEGAAQ, from the coding sequence ATGAATTGCTTTATTCGACTGATTTTGACGTTCAGAGTTTTGATTGTACTGTCGTTGGTTGCTGGATTTGTCAGCCATTCGCCAACATTTGCTCAAGAGACGGGTGAACAAACTCCACCTCAGGAAAACACCACGCAGGATGTCTCGGACCTGGTGACGCGGACGCTAGCACCCGAGGTGACACCAGACGATTTGAGCATTCTCATGGTTCCGCTCACCGCCGCGGAAATGGCGCAGGTGGTCGAGGGTTGGCAAGCCCATGTTCGATCTCAGCTTGAACAGCTGTCCTACCTGAACCTGGACTTGAACAGCGCTTCAGATGCCAAGGCAGAAACCTTGCGTGCTCAATTGGCCGAGGTTCAACAGACGACCAAGGCTTATCTGGCCAACTATCAAGCAAGCGTGACCGGCTGGCAGGACAAAGGCGCCACCCCAGAAGAGGTCAAACCTTATCAGGATTACGCCTATGCCGCTGCTTCGGGTGCGCTCAGAACAACAGACCCCAAGACTTTGTTTAGCGCGGCGCTGGATTGGCTGACCGACACGGACGGCGGTTTGGGTTTTTTGTTCAGCGTCTTGACTGTCCTGCTGTCGATTTGGGCTTTGATGTTCGCTGCCCGACTGGCCCGACGCATGACGGATCGAGGCCTGACACGGGTGCCTTCGCTGTCGAAACTGCTCAAGTCTTTCATCTCGACCGCCGTGTTCTGGGCTGTGATGGTTTTGGGTGTTCTGGTGGTGCTTGGGTTGTTCGGCGTAAATGTAACACCGCTGTTTGCCGTCTTTGGCGGGTTGTCCTTTATCCTGGGTTTTGCGCTGCAAGAAACACTGGGCAATCTGGCCAGTGGGTTGATGATCATGGTGCTCAAACCCTTTGACACCGGCGATTACATCCAGGTTGGCAGCTCGTCCGGGTTTGTTGACGAGATGTCGGTCGTATCGACCAAAATCAGAACCTTCGACAACCAGATCATCGTCGTGCCCAACAGCAAGATCTGGGGCGATATCATCACCAATGTCAGCGCGTCCGAAACCCGACGCGTCGATCTGGTGTTCGGCATCGGATATTCCGACGACGCGGCATTGGCCATCGAGGTGCTGACAAAGCTGGTTGCGCAACACGACCTGTGCCTCAAAGACCCTGCGGCCGAGATTTTTGTCGGCGAGCTTGGAGAAAGCTCGGTCAACATCTTTTGCCGCCCCTGGACCAAGAATGACGACTATTGGACGGTGTTTTGGGACCTCACCGGCCAAGCCAAGATCGAGTTCGACGCCGTCGGCATCTCGATCCCCTTCCCGCAGCGCGATGTTCACCTGATCCCGGTCGAAGGAGCTGCACAATGA